The following proteins come from a genomic window of Natronosalvus vescus:
- a CDS encoding Gfo/Idh/MocA family protein has protein sequence MIEQDIGIGIVGLGGMGQLHASNMREEGAEIVAGADLVPEKREQFGLEFDAETYDSHEALVADADVDAVVVTTPNKFHEPISVVALEAGHHVLVEKPLAHTLESAERLARVAEDAEGICMVGFHNRHAASSTMFDAYKADGRFGELTHVEANYVRRRGVPGPGSWFTNPDLAGGGALLDIGVHAIDLALYTLDFPEVIEVSGVARTTFGTDEDYADPDGFGSNWNAEAETYEVDDSVTALIRCAGGQTISLEAGWATNRESSMEFHVRGTEAGAQFEIGDSDLRIIGASTAGCDHYADAELTGDASVTGHYEQDRRFLETIETGVEPTTNTIEEALTVQRVIDAIYRSSEGGRSVSLESEAEPVQRTN, from the coding sequence ATGATCGAACAGGACATTGGCATCGGTATCGTCGGGCTGGGCGGGATGGGGCAACTCCACGCCTCGAACATGCGCGAGGAGGGTGCTGAAATCGTCGCGGGTGCCGATCTGGTACCTGAAAAGCGAGAACAGTTCGGGCTCGAGTTCGACGCTGAAACGTACGACTCCCACGAAGCGCTCGTCGCCGACGCCGATGTCGACGCTGTCGTCGTCACGACGCCAAACAAGTTTCACGAACCGATTTCTGTCGTCGCCCTCGAAGCCGGCCACCACGTCCTCGTCGAAAAGCCACTTGCACACACACTCGAGAGCGCCGAACGGCTTGCGAGAGTCGCTGAAGACGCCGAGGGGATCTGTATGGTCGGCTTCCACAATCGGCATGCGGCGTCGTCAACGATGTTCGATGCGTACAAAGCCGATGGCCGCTTCGGCGAGTTGACCCACGTCGAAGCGAACTACGTTCGACGGCGCGGTGTCCCCGGTCCGGGATCCTGGTTCACGAACCCGGATCTCGCCGGCGGCGGTGCACTGCTCGACATCGGTGTGCACGCTATCGACCTCGCCCTCTATACACTCGACTTCCCCGAGGTGATCGAAGTGTCGGGCGTCGCTCGAACCACCTTCGGCACCGACGAGGACTACGCTGATCCGGATGGCTTTGGTAGCAACTGGAATGCCGAGGCCGAGACCTACGAAGTCGACGACTCCGTCACCGCGCTGATCCGCTGTGCGGGCGGTCAGACGATCTCGCTCGAGGCTGGCTGGGCGACCAACCGCGAATCGAGTATGGAGTTCCACGTCCGCGGAACCGAGGCTGGCGCACAGTTCGAAATCGGCGACTCCGACCTCCGGATCATCGGCGCGAGCACCGCCGGCTGTGATCATTACGCAGACGCCGAACTCACCGGCGACGCGTCGGTAACGGGCCATTACGAACAGGATCGTCGCTTCCTCGAGACGATCGAAACCGGCGTCGAACCGACGACGAACACCATCGAGGAAGCGTTGACGGTACAGCGGGTGATCGACGCCATCTACCGCTCGAGCGAAGGCGGCCGGTCGGTCAGTCTCGAATCCGAAGCGGAGCCGGTTCAGCGCACGAACTAA
- a CDS encoding YeaH/YhbH family protein, which translates to MGLRDDLERFREVGEQRREDLSEFIQYGDLSGGSNDDIRIPVKIVSLPGFEYDQRDQGGVGQGDGGTPDVGQPVGQPQPRPGDGDGEDGEPGEEGGDHEYYEMDPEEFAQELDEELGLDLEPKGKRVIEEKEGPYTDLTRSGPDSTLDFERMFKEGLKRKLTMDFDEEFVREVCAVEGITPREVFEWARGESLPVSMAWIEEAHEEMADERGKWSSIEEVEANVERETIHQQIRRDGIRHVPFRREDERYRYPEIIEEKEKNVVVVNIRDVSGSMREKKRELVERTFTPLDWYLTGKYDNAEFIYIAHDAEAWAVEREEFFGIRSGGGTRISSAYELAAELLEEYPWRDWNRYVFAAGDSENSSNDTEENVIPLMESIPANLHAYVETQPSGNAINATHAEELERHFGTDGDDVAVAYVNSAEDVTDAIYRILSTEAGESDA; encoded by the coding sequence ATGGGACTGAGAGACGATCTCGAGCGATTCCGCGAAGTGGGAGAACAGCGCCGCGAGGATCTATCGGAGTTCATCCAGTACGGCGATTTGAGCGGCGGTAGCAACGACGACATCCGAATCCCCGTCAAGATCGTCTCACTTCCGGGTTTCGAGTACGACCAGCGCGATCAGGGCGGAGTCGGTCAAGGCGACGGCGGGACGCCGGACGTCGGCCAGCCGGTCGGCCAGCCACAGCCCCGGCCAGGTGACGGGGACGGCGAGGACGGTGAACCCGGCGAAGAGGGCGGCGACCACGAGTACTACGAGATGGATCCCGAGGAGTTCGCCCAGGAACTGGACGAAGAACTGGGCCTCGACCTCGAGCCCAAGGGTAAACGGGTGATCGAGGAAAAGGAAGGGCCGTACACGGATCTGACGCGATCCGGCCCGGACAGCACCCTCGATTTCGAACGGATGTTCAAGGAGGGACTCAAGCGAAAGCTCACGATGGACTTCGACGAGGAGTTCGTCCGCGAGGTCTGTGCCGTCGAGGGAATTACCCCACGTGAGGTGTTCGAGTGGGCGCGAGGTGAGAGCCTACCTGTGTCGATGGCATGGATCGAGGAGGCCCACGAGGAGATGGCCGACGAGCGGGGTAAGTGGTCGTCGATCGAGGAGGTAGAGGCGAACGTCGAGCGCGAGACGATCCACCAGCAGATCCGCCGGGATGGGATCAGGCACGTGCCGTTCCGACGCGAGGACGAGCGGTACCGCTACCCCGAGATCATCGAGGAGAAAGAGAAGAACGTCGTCGTCGTCAACATTCGCGACGTCTCCGGTTCGATGCGGGAGAAAAAGCGCGAACTCGTCGAGCGCACGTTCACCCCGCTGGACTGGTACCTGACGGGGAAATATGACAACGCCGAGTTCATCTACATCGCCCACGACGCCGAGGCGTGGGCGGTCGAACGCGAGGAGTTCTTCGGCATCCGAAGCGGCGGCGGCACTCGCATCTCCAGCGCCTACGAACTCGCCGCGGAACTGCTCGAGGAGTACCCCTGGAGAGACTGGAACCGCTACGTCTTCGCTGCCGGCGACTCCGAGAACTCGAGCAACGACACCGAGGAGAACGTGATCCCGCTGATGGAGTCGATTCCGGCGAACCTCCACGCCTACGTCGAAACGCAGCCCAGCGGGAACGCGATCAATGCGACCCACGCAGAGGAGCTCGAGCGTCACTTCGGTACCGACGGCGACGACGTCGCCGTTGCATACGTCAACTCAGCGGAAGATGTGACCGACGCGATCTACCGAATTCTCAGCACCGAGGCAGGTGAGTCCGATGCATAA
- a CDS encoding SpoVR family protein: MSNADRFRKQAIATNLEEPVIEARNLATKLGLEPYPVKYWIVDYDEMNELIAYGGFQSRYPHWRWGMQYDRQRKQGQYGGGKAFEIVNNDNPSHAFLQESNTMADQKAVITHVEAHSDFFANNDWFGLFTGASADQDAVNAAAMLERHARAIGEYMADPEIDRAEVEKWIDNALVLEDTIDQHAVFERRLELERGEDGLDDDIAEKLDELGLSAEVKAEVFDEEWLERMEADDGISEFPAEPQSDVLAFVREYGKQFDPETGKAREMDEWQRDVLDMMRAEAYYFAAQKMTKVMNEGWAAYWESTMMSDEAFAGTNEFLNYADHMAKVLASRGLNPYSLGMALWEYVENTTNRREVLEHLLRVEGISWRNLDDVVDFDAVMKTLEAPAALASIGSETLDALESVPETWIDRGSLEAAQAGEIDVDRYPWKVLTYEGLARRHYSLVKPQNRGFLGRVSQNDLESIGRYLFDDARYESVEEALEAVSYTAGWDRMYDIRESHNDVTFLDEYLTQEFITENDYFTYEYSRATGQYHVSSIDAEDVKKKLLLQFTNFGKPTIAVYDGNYDNANELLLGHQYNGVMLDVEQATATLERVFELWGRPVNLLTIVKEVDDHDIEVAKRRNREPEPSETGKRIRYDGERVTVEDVPWEAVEHLAADDVDYDTKPEEWLA, encoded by the coding sequence GTGAGTAACGCAGACCGATTCCGCAAACAGGCGATTGCCACCAACCTCGAGGAGCCGGTTATCGAGGCTCGAAACCTCGCGACAAAACTGGGGCTCGAGCCCTACCCGGTCAAGTACTGGATCGTCGACTACGACGAGATGAACGAACTCATCGCCTACGGCGGGTTCCAGTCGCGGTACCCCCACTGGCGGTGGGGGATGCAGTACGACCGCCAGCGTAAACAGGGACAGTACGGCGGCGGCAAGGCCTTCGAGATCGTCAACAACGACAACCCGTCCCACGCGTTCCTCCAGGAGTCGAACACGATGGCCGACCAGAAGGCCGTCATCACCCACGTCGAGGCACACTCGGACTTCTTTGCCAACAACGACTGGTTCGGGCTATTTACCGGCGCGAGCGCCGACCAGGACGCGGTCAACGCCGCGGCGATGCTCGAGCGCCACGCCCGCGCTATCGGCGAGTACATGGCCGACCCGGAGATCGATCGGGCCGAGGTCGAAAAGTGGATCGACAACGCACTGGTACTCGAGGACACCATCGATCAACACGCTGTCTTCGAGCGGCGACTCGAACTCGAGAGGGGCGAGGACGGCCTCGACGACGACATCGCCGAGAAACTGGACGAACTCGGCCTCTCCGCGGAGGTCAAAGCCGAGGTGTTCGACGAGGAGTGGCTCGAACGGATGGAGGCCGACGACGGGATCTCCGAGTTCCCGGCCGAGCCACAGTCGGACGTGCTGGCGTTCGTCCGTGAGTACGGCAAGCAATTCGACCCAGAGACGGGAAAGGCCCGCGAGATGGATGAGTGGCAGCGCGACGTCCTCGATATGATGCGCGCGGAAGCCTACTACTTCGCGGCCCAGAAGATGACGAAGGTGATGAACGAGGGGTGGGCGGCTTACTGGGAGTCGACGATGATGAGCGACGAGGCGTTCGCGGGCACCAACGAGTTCCTCAACTACGCCGATCACATGGCGAAGGTGCTGGCCTCGCGGGGGCTGAATCCCTACAGCCTCGGCATGGCGCTGTGGGAGTACGTCGAGAACACCACGAACCGGCGTGAGGTTCTCGAGCACCTGCTTCGTGTCGAGGGAATCTCCTGGCGAAACCTCGACGACGTCGTCGATTTCGATGCCGTCATGAAGACGCTCGAGGCACCTGCTGCCCTGGCCTCGATCGGTTCCGAGACGCTGGACGCACTCGAATCGGTGCCGGAGACCTGGATCGACCGGGGATCGCTCGAAGCCGCCCAGGCGGGAGAGATCGACGTCGACCGCTACCCCTGGAAGGTGTTGACGTACGAGGGGCTGGCCCGCCGGCACTACTCACTGGTCAAACCCCAGAACCGTGGCTTCCTCGGTCGGGTCAGCCAGAACGATCTCGAGTCGATCGGCCGCTACCTGTTCGACGATGCCCGGTACGAGTCAGTCGAGGAGGCGCTCGAGGCCGTCTCCTATACCGCTGGCTGGGATCGAATGTACGACATCCGCGAGAGCCACAACGACGTCACGTTCCTCGATGAGTACCTCACCCAGGAGTTCATCACCGAGAACGACTACTTCACCTACGAGTACTCCAGGGCCACCGGCCAATACCACGTCTCGAGCATCGACGCCGAGGACGTCAAGAAGAAGCTGCTTTTGCAGTTCACCAACTTCGGCAAGCCCACGATTGCGGTGTACGACGGGAACTACGACAACGCGAACGAGCTCCTGTTGGGCCACCAGTACAACGGCGTGATGCTCGACGTCGAACAGGCGACAGCGACCCTCGAGCGCGTCTTCGAGTTGTGGGGGCGGCCGGTGAACCTGCTCACGATCGTCAAGGAGGTCGACGATCACGACATCGAAGTGGCCAAGCGACGAAACCGCGAACCGGAGCCGAGCGAAACGGGCAAACGGATTCGGTACGACGGCGAGCGGGTGACGGTCGAGGACGTTCCCTGGGAGGCCGTCGAACACCTGGCGGCAGACGACGTGGACTACGACACGAAGCCCGAGGAGTGGCTAGCGTGA
- a CDS encoding DUF555 domain-containing protein, translating to MGNYLVGMEAAWLVRDVEQIDDAIGVAVSEAGKRLNQQNMEYVEVEVGATGCPACGEPFDSAFIAADTALVGLALEMDVFNADGEEHASRIAKSEVGGALRDVPLSVVDVFKLDDEDE from the coding sequence ATGGGAAACTATCTCGTCGGGATGGAAGCCGCGTGGCTCGTCCGTGACGTTGAGCAGATCGACGACGCCATCGGCGTCGCCGTCAGCGAAGCCGGAAAGCGCCTCAACCAGCAGAACATGGAGTACGTCGAAGTCGAAGTGGGTGCAACGGGCTGTCCCGCCTGTGGCGAACCGTTCGATTCGGCGTTCATCGCCGCCGACACCGCACTCGTGGGGCTCGCCCTCGAAATGGACGTCTTCAACGCCGACGGGGAGGAACACGCCTCCCGAATCGCCAAGAGCGAAGTCGGCGGTGCCCTGCGAGACGTCCCACTGTCGGTCGTGGACGTGTTCAAACTCGACGACGAGGACGAGTAA
- a CDS encoding YcaO-like family protein produces the protein MDVHVVGDDPVRAAVVAAFEDVESVTVVDAEPADLEDARFGVVSDVVRAVRFEEANVAARTGNTPWIAVEIGGAGGMALEEVDAAVTGFSPQTGCFECLRSRVASTKDDEPAETRPRANRSAARLAGAIAGRECIRLFSGEEPTILGQVREVPYARRNLLPVPDCTCATSGRDRSIDQTADASLSLENAVERAELTIDDRVGLIETIGELESFPLPYYLATTADTTAFSDASAPTQSAGCAIDWNTALMKAVGEGLERYCAGTYRDADFVHATEDELENAVPPTDLPRREGSPAYDPADEHRWVEGRNLETGEKAFLPAAAVQFPQPGEALVPSITTGLGLGSSMTDALISGLTEVVERDGTMLSWYSTFEPLGLEVDHEDFVALQKRARSEGLETTALLCTQDVDVPVVAVAVHRDLEVETAAYDELWPHFAIGSAAALDGDRAAVSALEEALQNWMELRGIGPDDADQAGGAIGEYGAFPERARSLVDVEPTVPADSVGPNPTPTGSTGLEKLLERVTESGLTPYAARLTTRDVERLGFEAVRVVVPEAQPLFTRDPYFAERAETVPEELGFEPRLEREFHPYP, from the coding sequence ATGGATGTACACGTCGTCGGTGACGACCCTGTCCGCGCAGCGGTTGTCGCCGCTTTCGAAGACGTCGAGTCGGTCACCGTCGTCGATGCTGAACCGGCCGATCTCGAGGACGCCCGTTTTGGCGTCGTAAGCGACGTCGTCCGCGCCGTTCGCTTCGAAGAGGCGAATGTCGCGGCTCGGACGGGCAACACGCCATGGATCGCCGTCGAGATCGGAGGCGCCGGTGGTATGGCACTCGAGGAAGTCGACGCAGCGGTCACGGGCTTTTCGCCTCAGACCGGATGCTTCGAGTGCCTTCGCTCGCGCGTCGCCTCGACGAAGGACGACGAACCCGCCGAAACGCGGCCACGGGCGAACCGCAGCGCGGCCAGACTCGCCGGGGCGATTGCTGGTCGAGAGTGCATTCGGCTGTTCAGCGGCGAGGAGCCGACGATCCTCGGCCAGGTTCGCGAGGTGCCATACGCCAGACGAAACCTGCTTCCAGTTCCCGACTGCACCTGTGCCACGAGCGGACGGGATCGATCGATCGACCAGACTGCCGACGCCTCACTTTCGCTCGAGAACGCCGTCGAACGAGCCGAACTGACCATCGACGACCGCGTCGGGCTCATCGAGACCATCGGCGAACTCGAGTCCTTCCCGCTACCGTACTACCTCGCGACGACGGCCGATACCACGGCGTTCAGCGACGCGAGCGCGCCGACCCAGTCTGCCGGCTGTGCCATCGACTGGAACACGGCACTGATGAAAGCCGTCGGTGAGGGGCTCGAGCGGTACTGCGCCGGCACCTACCGAGACGCCGACTTCGTCCACGCCACCGAAGACGAACTGGAGAACGCCGTCCCACCCACCGACTTACCTCGTCGGGAGGGATCGCCGGCGTACGATCCGGCAGACGAGCACCGCTGGGTCGAGGGGAGGAACCTCGAGACGGGTGAGAAAGCGTTCCTTCCTGCCGCGGCCGTCCAGTTTCCACAACCGGGGGAGGCGCTGGTGCCGTCGATCACGACCGGTCTCGGTCTCGGCTCGTCGATGACCGACGCGCTCATCTCGGGACTCACCGAGGTCGTCGAACGGGACGGGACGATGCTCTCGTGGTACTCGACGTTCGAGCCACTCGGCCTCGAGGTCGACCACGAGGACTTTGTGGCCCTCCAAAAACGAGCCAGAAGTGAGGGGCTAGAGACGACGGCATTGCTGTGTACTCAGGACGTCGATGTCCCCGTCGTCGCCGTCGCCGTCCACCGCGACCTCGAGGTCGAGACAGCCGCATACGACGAGCTCTGGCCCCACTTCGCCATCGGCTCGGCGGCCGCCCTCGACGGCGACCGGGCGGCCGTCAGTGCACTCGAGGAAGCGCTCCAGAACTGGATGGAACTGCGAGGTATCGGCCCCGACGACGCAGACCAGGCCGGTGGCGCGATCGGTGAGTACGGCGCGTTCCCAGAGCGGGCTCGCTCACTGGTCGACGTCGAACCGACGGTTCCAGCCGACAGCGTCGGCCCGAATCCGACACCGACCGGTTCCACGGGACTCGAGAAATTGCTCGAGCGAGTCACCGAGAGTGGGTTGACCCCGTACGCGGCACGGCTGACGACACGCGACGTCGAACGGCTCGGCTTCGAGGCCGTGCGAGTCGTGGTACCGGAAGCGCAGCCGCTCTTTACGAGGGATCCGTACTTCGCCGAGCGGGCCGAAACGGTTCCCGAGGAACTCGGATTCGAGCCACGGCTCGAGCGGGAATTCCATCCGTATCCCTGA
- a CDS encoding ThuA domain-containing protein, with amino-acid sequence MPTVTVWNEFRHEQDDDEVAAVYPDGIHATIADFLEDDYEVRTATLDEPQHGLTSDVLEETDVLCWWAHLAHDEVDDDIVDRIHERVLEGMGLIVLHSGHYSKIFKRLMGTTCSLQWREDDGLERLWVVDPGHPIADGLDEYIELPETEMYGEPFDIPEPDRLVFTSWFEGGEVFRSGCCYRRGSGRIFYFRPGHETIPIYENPEIQRVIRNAIDWAMPTEGAPRTFGERA; translated from the coding sequence ATGCCTACCGTAACCGTCTGGAACGAGTTCCGACACGAGCAAGACGACGATGAGGTCGCAGCCGTCTACCCAGACGGCATCCACGCGACGATCGCTGACTTTCTCGAGGATGACTATGAGGTACGGACGGCAACCCTCGACGAACCACAACACGGCCTCACCAGCGACGTCCTCGAGGAAACGGACGTCCTCTGCTGGTGGGCCCACCTAGCCCACGACGAGGTCGACGACGACATCGTCGACCGCATCCACGAGCGGGTACTCGAGGGGATGGGACTGATCGTCTTACACTCGGGGCATTACTCGAAGATATTCAAGCGACTGATGGGGACGACCTGTAGCCTCCAGTGGCGTGAGGACGATGGCCTCGAACGGTTGTGGGTAGTCGACCCCGGCCATCCCATCGCCGACGGGTTGGATGAGTACATCGAACTGCCCGAAACCGAAATGTACGGCGAACCGTTCGATATTCCGGAGCCCGATCGACTCGTCTTTACGAGCTGGTTCGAGGGCGGCGAAGTGTTCCGCAGCGGCTGTTGTTACCGTCGTGGCAGCGGTCGAATCTTTTACTTCCGACCCGGCCACGAGACGATTCCAATCTACGAGAACCCGGAGATCCAGCGGGTCATCCGCAACGCCATCGACTGGGCGATGCCGACCGAGGGCGCCCCACGGACGTTCGGGGAGCGCGCGTAA
- the psmB gene encoding archaeal proteasome endopeptidase complex subunit beta, with product MRTPTHDSDFARTVDQLANEPSPYEPELGSLPQNGFSQSDLDNVNKTGTTTIGITTADGVVIATDMRASLGGRFVSNKNVQKVEQIHPTGALTMVGSVGGAQSFIKSLRAEVNLYGARRGNGMSIDALATLAGNFARGGPFFAIHPILGGVDEEGSHVYSIDPAGGVMKDDYTVTGSGMQLAYGHLEQSYEDDLSNEEAMTIAARGIKSAAERDTGSGNGVFLCEITTEGVDIHGHNDFEEVI from the coding sequence ATGCGAACGCCAACCCACGACTCCGACTTTGCTCGCACGGTCGACCAGCTGGCGAACGAGCCATCGCCGTACGAGCCAGAACTGGGCTCACTCCCACAGAACGGCTTCTCGCAGTCCGACCTCGACAACGTAAACAAGACCGGGACGACCACTATCGGCATCACGACCGCCGACGGTGTCGTCATCGCGACGGACATGCGCGCGAGTCTTGGAGGACGCTTCGTCTCAAACAAGAACGTCCAGAAGGTTGAGCAGATTCACCCCACGGGCGCGCTGACGATGGTCGGCAGCGTCGGTGGTGCCCAGTCGTTCATCAAGAGCCTCCGTGCGGAGGTCAACCTCTACGGCGCCCGTCGCGGCAACGGGATGAGCATCGACGCACTCGCGACCCTCGCGGGGAACTTCGCCCGCGGCGGCCCGTTCTTCGCCATCCACCCGATCCTGGGGGGCGTCGACGAGGAGGGGAGCCACGTCTACAGCATCGACCCCGCAGGCGGCGTCATGAAAGACGACTACACCGTCACCGGCTCCGGGATGCAACTGGCCTACGGCCACCTCGAGCAGTCCTACGAGGACGACCTCTCGAACGAGGAGGCGATGACCATCGCCGCCCGCGGCATCAAGTCCGCTGCCGAGCGCGACACCGGCTCCGGCAACGGCGTATTCCTCTGTGAAATTACCACCGAGGGCGTCGACATCCACGGGCACAACGACTTCGAAGAAGTTATCTAG
- a CDS encoding PrkA family serine protein kinase, producing the protein MRGTDYVDAADRRLEDTYEEPMSLATYVDRVFERPTTASHASKYLLEAIEASGTRTVVEEGEEKQRYRFFDDPFNDGQHAILGNTDVLNAFVDDLRSIAAGRAKDEKIIWFEGPTATGKSELKRCLINGLREYSKTPGGRRYTVEWNVSATDPGERGLSYGGNPTSDTDDNWYESPVHVHPFAVFPESVRTELLEELNGRLDDHIPISIDSTLDPFSREAYAYLEEQYRRQGTDGLFSAITDDSHLRVKNYVVDVGSGIGVLHAEDDGRPKERLVGSWMHGMLQELDSRGRKNPQAFSYDGVLSQGNGVLTVVEDAAQHADLLQKLLNVPDERAVKLDKGIVMDIDTQLLIISNPDLEAQLNQHADRNGMDPLKALKRRLDKHVFGYLTNLSLETQLIRRELTGETTVWDGDHEAVADEIRAPVTVMIKDDDGRLREREFAPHALEAAAMYAVVTRLDEESTPAELDLIDKALLYDQGYLQEGDNRREKDEFEFDEQSHDGEHGIPVTFTRDTLADLLQHERDRHHPELPVEDVVMPRDVLNAMAEGLSEAPVFSTGERSEFENRVVPVKNYVYDQQEADVIEAIMHDRRVDEATVAEYVEHVYAWETGEALYNDRGEEIDPDPLKMKLFEVEHLGRFSEEAYESNLPRESVRQFRQEKVITALNRHAWEQRDEDFSVQDVDLASIPVIKNVLETHDWDDVKRTFDDLDPRQWDDPPSGTETAAVKAATVECLIDEFDYSPASAELTSRHVMGQVSYRWN; encoded by the coding sequence ATGCGCGGAACCGACTACGTGGACGCGGCTGACCGTCGCCTCGAGGACACCTACGAGGAGCCAATGAGCCTCGCGACGTACGTCGACCGCGTCTTCGAACGTCCGACGACGGCCTCTCACGCATCGAAGTACTTACTCGAGGCGATCGAGGCATCCGGAACTCGGACGGTCGTCGAAGAGGGCGAAGAGAAACAGCGCTACCGCTTCTTCGACGATCCGTTCAACGACGGCCAGCACGCGATACTGGGCAATACGGACGTGTTGAACGCGTTCGTCGACGACCTCCGTTCGATCGCGGCCGGTCGAGCCAAAGACGAGAAGATCATCTGGTTCGAGGGGCCAACCGCAACGGGGAAATCCGAACTCAAGCGGTGTCTGATAAACGGACTCCGCGAGTACTCGAAGACGCCCGGCGGTCGGCGTTACACCGTCGAATGGAACGTCAGTGCGACCGATCCCGGCGAGCGGGGGCTGAGCTACGGTGGGAACCCTACCTCCGATACCGACGATAACTGGTACGAGAGCCCCGTACACGTCCATCCGTTCGCGGTATTCCCGGAATCGGTTCGTACGGAGCTTCTCGAGGAACTAAACGGTCGACTCGACGATCACATCCCAATCAGCATCGACTCCACTCTCGATCCGTTCTCGCGAGAAGCGTACGCCTACCTCGAGGAACAGTACCGACGTCAGGGGACGGACGGGCTGTTTTCGGCGATCACCGACGACAGTCACCTTCGGGTGAAAAACTACGTCGTCGACGTCGGGTCGGGCATCGGCGTGCTCCACGCCGAAGACGACGGTCGGCCGAAGGAGCGACTGGTCGGTTCCTGGATGCACGGCATGCTCCAGGAACTCGACTCACGCGGGCGGAAGAACCCGCAGGCGTTCAGCTACGATGGCGTCCTTTCGCAGGGCAACGGTGTCCTCACGGTCGTCGAGGACGCTGCCCAGCACGCGGACTTGCTTCAGAAACTGCTCAACGTACCCGACGAGCGGGCCGTCAAACTCGACAAGGGAATCGTCATGGACATCGATACCCAGTTGCTCATCATTTCGAACCCCGACCTCGAGGCCCAGCTCAACCAGCACGCCGATCGCAACGGGATGGATCCGCTGAAGGCACTGAAACGTCGGCTGGACAAGCACGTGTTCGGCTATCTGACGAACCTGAGCCTCGAGACGCAGTTGATTCGCCGGGAGTTGACCGGCGAGACGACCGTCTGGGACGGCGACCACGAAGCCGTCGCCGACGAGATACGCGCACCAGTAACGGTGATGATCAAAGATGACGACGGCCGGCTTCGTGAGCGTGAGTTTGCGCCGCACGCGCTCGAGGCTGCGGCGATGTACGCCGTCGTGACGCGGTTGGACGAGGAGTCGACGCCGGCCGAACTCGACCTGATCGACAAGGCGTTACTGTACGATCAAGGGTACCTGCAGGAGGGCGACAACCGACGCGAGAAAGACGAGTTCGAGTTCGACGAACAGAGTCACGACGGCGAACACGGGATTCCAGTCACCTTTACCCGAGACACGCTGGCTGATCTCCTTCAGCACGAGCGTGACCGCCACCATCCCGAACTTCCGGTCGAAGACGTGGTCATGCCCCGCGACGTCCTGAACGCGATGGCGGAGGGGCTGTCGGAGGCACCGGTCTTTTCGACGGGCGAGCGATCGGAGTTCGAAAACCGGGTGGTTCCGGTGAAAAACTACGTCTACGACCAGCAGGAGGCCGACGTCATCGAGGCGATCATGCACGACCGCCGCGTCGACGAGGCGACCGTCGCCGAGTACGTCGAACACGTCTACGCCTGGGAAACCGGCGAAGCGCTGTACAACGACCGGGGCGAGGAGATCGATCCGGATCCGCTGAAGATGAAGCTCTTCGAGGTCGAACACCTCGGGCGGTTCTCCGAGGAAGCCTACGAGTCGAACCTGCCTCGAGAGAGCGTCAGACAGTTCCGTCAGGAGAAGGTCATCACCGCACTCAACCGCCACGCCTGGGAACAGCGCGACGAAGACTTCTCCGTCCAGGACGTCGACCTGGCCTCGATTCCGGTGATCAAGAACGTCCTGGAGACCCACGACTGGGACGACGTAAAGCGGACGTTCGACGACCTCGATCCACGCCAGTGGGACGATCCGCCGAGCGGTACCGAAACCGCGGCCGTCAAAGCGGCGACAGTCGAGTGTCTGATCGACGAATTCGACTACTCGCCCGCCTCCGCGGAACTGACCAGCCGACACGTCATGGGACAGGTGAGCTACCGATGGAACTAA
- a CDS encoding CBS domain-containing protein, translating to MELPTPTDLRQRRNELELTQSELANRADVSQPLIARIEGGDVDPRLSTLRRIVNALQEAESDVIRADDLMHENVVSVTPDDPVSEAAKLMEEEAYSQLAVLQNGIPVGSISQSELVHLDEDDRNETVAEHMAESFPTVSKDATLDEISNLLDHYKAVMITEAGQTVGIITEADLASRLS from the coding sequence ATGGAGCTACCGACGCCGACGGATCTCAGACAACGCCGGAACGAACTCGAGTTAACTCAGAGTGAACTGGCAAATCGGGCCGACGTCTCACAGCCGTTGATTGCCCGGATCGAAGGCGGGGACGTGGATCCACGTTTGTCGACGCTTCGCCGGATCGTCAACGCCCTCCAGGAAGCCGAAAGCGACGTCATCAGAGCGGACGATCTCATGCACGAGAACGTCGTGAGTGTCACCCCCGATGACCCGGTGAGTGAAGCGGCGAAACTGATGGAAGAGGAAGCGTACTCCCAGCTCGCCGTCCTGCAAAACGGCATCCCCGTCGGCTCCATTAGTCAGAGTGAACTCGTGCACCTCGATGAGGACGACCGGAACGAGACAGTTGCCGAACACATGGCAGAGAGCTTTCCAACGGTGTCCAAAGACGCGACGCTCGATGAGATCAGCAACCTCCTCGATCACTACAAGGCTGTCATGATCACCGAAGCAGGCCAGACCGTCGGCATCATTACCGAAGCCGATCTGGCATCGAGGCTCTCCTGA